In the Solibacillus sp. FSL K6-1523 genome, one interval contains:
- a CDS encoding TRAP transporter permease translates to MDKENKNAASEVLSETQQQEILEKFDTESNVRKFTGKKIMFFISLIAIIYSVYHLYVTFNPLPTLQQRALHVSIGLALIFLIYPTYKKQDRSKVAIYDWLLFILAFVSAGYLIIEYDAIMTERGGIPNTADIIFSIMTVILVLEAARRVTGWILPMLAMVFLIYPFISHYSWMPRRMMTRSYDLGDIFGQMYLKTEGLYSTAIGSSVQFIFLFILFGAFLAKSGMGQLFNDLALALAGHRQGGPAKVAVISSGFMGSINGAAVANVVGTGAFTIPLMKKVGYSKNFAGAVEASASIGGQILPPIMGAAAFIMAETTGVAYGTIALAALIPAVLYFLGVIMQVHFRAGRDNLRGIPKADLPLVKEVLKARGHLLLPIVFLVYLLYVGVPIGQTAIYTIVATVIIAAIRKETRMGFKDILAALDSGARQSLAVMVACAVVGIIIGVVSLTSFGNVMTSSIASLGAGSLFLTLFFTMIASMILGMGLPSIPAYIITATMAAPALAEFGIPILVAHMFVFYFGIFANITPPVALAAFAGAGISGGDPMKTGFAALKLALAGFIIPYLFVYNPAMLMIDTTNIAVNAKEFPMAPISSIIIITITAIIGIIALSAAAEGFFVTKLNWILRIILGAGAICMIIPETYTDIVGLVIVFAILGYDFVRSKKSNIVAV, encoded by the coding sequence ATGGATAAAGAAAATAAGAATGCTGCATCAGAAGTTTTATCTGAAACACAACAGCAGGAAATCTTAGAGAAGTTTGATACGGAATCGAATGTTCGGAAATTTACGGGCAAAAAAATAATGTTCTTCATATCATTAATTGCGATTATTTATTCTGTTTATCATTTATATGTGACATTTAATCCGCTGCCAACTTTACAACAGCGTGCTCTTCACGTATCCATTGGGTTAGCATTAATTTTCTTAATCTATCCAACTTATAAAAAGCAAGATCGTAGTAAAGTCGCTATCTATGACTGGTTATTATTTATTTTAGCCTTTGTTTCAGCTGGTTATTTAATCATTGAGTACGATGCTATTATGACAGAACGTGGCGGTATTCCTAATACGGCAGATATTATATTCTCCATTATGACTGTTATTTTAGTGCTAGAAGCAGCTCGACGGGTAACAGGTTGGATTTTACCTATGTTAGCCATGGTCTTTTTAATCTATCCATTTATTAGTCATTATAGCTGGATGCCTCGTCGAATGATGACACGATCTTATGATTTAGGGGATATTTTTGGTCAAATGTATTTAAAAACAGAGGGGTTATACTCCACGGCTATTGGTTCTTCTGTGCAATTTATTTTCCTATTTATCTTGTTTGGTGCCTTCCTTGCGAAATCGGGTATGGGACAATTATTTAATGATTTAGCTCTAGCACTTGCAGGACATCGCCAAGGTGGACCGGCAAAGGTGGCGGTAATTTCTAGTGGTTTCATGGGAAGTATTAATGGTGCTGCAGTGGCTAATGTTGTAGGAACAGGCGCTTTTACGATTCCATTAATGAAAAAGGTTGGGTATTCAAAAAACTTTGCGGGTGCTGTTGAAGCAAGTGCGTCTATCGGTGGACAAATTTTACCACCAATCATGGGTGCTGCTGCATTTATCATGGCTGAAACTACAGGAGTTGCGTATGGGACGATTGCCCTTGCTGCATTAATTCCAGCAGTACTCTATTTCTTAGGTGTTATTATGCAAGTCCACTTTCGAGCAGGACGTGATAATTTACGTGGTATACCTAAAGCAGACTTACCACTTGTGAAGGAAGTATTAAAGGCACGCGGTCATTTGTTATTGCCAATTGTGTTTTTAGTTTACTTACTCTATGTAGGTGTACCGATTGGTCAAACAGCTATCTATACAATTGTAGCAACTGTTATTATTGCAGCAATTCGTAAAGAAACACGTATGGGCTTTAAAGATATTTTAGCTGCATTAGATAGCGGTGCTCGCCAATCGTTAGCAGTTATGGTTGCTTGTGCGGTTGTGGGCATTATTATTGGTGTAGTTAGTTTAACTTCATTCGGTAATGTTATGACTTCATCAATTGCTAGCTTAGGTGCAGGATCTTTATTCTTAACATTATTCTTTACTATGATAGCATCGATGATTTTAGGGATGGGGTTACCATCAATTCCAGCGTATATTATTACGGCAACAATGGCTGCACCAGCTTTAGCTGAATTTGGTATTCCAATTTTAGTAGCGCATATGTTTGTTTTTTACTTCGGTATTTTTGCCAACATTACACCGCCTGTTGCTTTAGCGGCATTTGCAGGAGCGGGCATTTCTGGTGGAGATCCAATGAAAACAGGTTTTGCTGCATTGAAACTTGCATTAGCAGGATTTATCATTCCATATTTATTTGTTTATAATCCAGCTATGTTAATGATTGATACGACAAATATTGCGGTCAATGCTAAGGAATTCCCAATGGCGCCAATTTCATCTATTATTATCATAACAATAACGGCTATTATTGGCATCATTGCATTAAGTGCTGCGGCAGAAGGATTCTTCGTGACAAAGCTAAATTGGATATTGCGTATTATTTTAGGCGCAGGTGCAATCTGTATGATTATACCTGAAACATATACAGATATCGTTGGCTTAGTAATTGTGTTTGCAATTTTAGGTTACGATTTTGTAAGAAGTAAAAAGAGTAATATAGTAGCAGTTTAA
- a CDS encoding DUF1850 domain-containing protein, with the protein MSSKKYWQVVAIIIIALVLPLFLIRKEIVLVKYEQGQFLIEDEFTIGWIHSVEKEPWFEIYTVHNNQLLLRETYFKTFGAGTPSEGTIIETDDGYVHFMLNKPFQEVNMVVSENVKTTLYTKNEEIKLYELADNYSNLSFKVQKIPLWKYIRGEKYG; encoded by the coding sequence ATGAGCAGTAAGAAATATTGGCAAGTAGTAGCAATTATAATTATTGCGCTAGTATTGCCTTTGTTTCTGATTCGCAAAGAAATTGTCCTTGTGAAATATGAACAAGGGCAATTTTTAATTGAAGATGAATTTACTATTGGTTGGATTCATTCAGTGGAGAAAGAACCTTGGTTTGAAATATATACAGTACATAATAATCAACTACTTCTGAGAGAAACTTATTTTAAAACATTTGGTGCAGGTACACCTTCTGAAGGGACAATTATTGAAACAGACGATGGATATGTACATTTTATGTTAAACAAACCTTTTCAAGAGGTAAATATGGTTGTTTCAGAAAATGTGAAAACTACTTTGTATACTAAAAATGAAGAAATAAAATTATATGAATTAGCGGATAATTATTCTAATCTTTCATTCAAAGTTCAAAAAATACCATTATGGAAGTATATTAGAGGTGAGAAATATGGATAA
- a CDS encoding TAXI family TRAP transporter solute-binding subunit, translating to MKLKKYGIISSLLLTGAILTACGGDEKSSGDAESTDSLSTNIVTIATGGSSGPYNIIGTTLANEYSEIYDVNSKPQATGASVENINLIKEGKVEMAFLMSDVLTEAVNGTGNFKEKVDKVQQIAALYPNYVQIVTTKNSGIKTIEDLKGKRVAVGDQNSGVEVNARNLLNGHGITYDDVKVDYLGYAEAADGLKSGSIDAAFLTSGLPNSSVLELANSIELTLVSVDPNKIAEIAKEQPYFIALDIPADTYGNTEAIPTAAIMNALAVSSELSEDDVYKLTKTFFESLGKLTTSHQAAADISLENAQKGMVAPVHPGAQKYFDEQ from the coding sequence ATGAAATTAAAAAAATACGGGATTATCTCTAGTTTATTACTTACAGGTGCAATTTTAACGGCATGTGGAGGAGATGAAAAATCTTCTGGAGATGCAGAATCTACAGATAGTTTATCAACAAATATCGTAACAATTGCTACTGGTGGTTCTTCAGGTCCATATAATATCATTGGCACAACATTAGCAAATGAGTACTCTGAAATTTACGATGTAAACTCAAAGCCTCAAGCTACTGGTGCATCAGTAGAAAATATTAACTTAATTAAAGAAGGTAAGGTTGAAATGGCCTTTTTAATGAGTGATGTTTTAACTGAAGCTGTTAATGGAACTGGAAACTTTAAAGAAAAAGTGGATAAAGTACAACAAATTGCAGCGCTATATCCAAACTACGTACAAATTGTTACGACGAAAAATTCTGGTATTAAAACAATTGAAGATTTAAAAGGTAAACGTGTAGCAGTGGGGGATCAAAACTCTGGGGTAGAAGTTAATGCACGCAACTTACTGAATGGTCATGGTATTACATATGATGACGTTAAAGTGGATTATTTAGGTTATGCAGAAGCGGCAGATGGGCTGAAATCTGGTAGTATTGATGCAGCATTTTTAACTTCAGGTTTACCAAATTCAAGTGTATTAGAATTAGCTAACAGTATCGAACTTACTCTAGTATCTGTTGATCCGAATAAGATTGCTGAAATTGCGAAAGAACAACCATACTTTATTGCGCTAGATATCCCAGCAGACACTTACGGGAATACGGAAGCAATTCCAACTGCGGCAATTATGAATGCACTAGCTGTTTCATCAGAGTTAAGTGAAGATGATGTTTATAAATTGACAAAAACATTCTTTGAGAGCTTAGGGAAGCTTACAACATCTCATCAAGCTGCAGCAGATATATCTCTTGAAAATGCACAAAAAGGTATGGTAGCACCAGTACACCCAGGAGCTCAAAAATACTTCGATGAGCAGTAA
- a CDS encoding tRNA dihydrouridine synthase, whose protein sequence is MRGFEYIMKENFWTDLPKPFFVLAPMEDVTDVVFRQVVSKAGRPDVFFTEFTNSDSYCHPEGMKSVRGRLIFTEDEQPMVAHIWGDNPEYFRQMSIGMAELGFKGIDINMGCPVPNVATRGKGSGLILRAEVAAELIQAAKAGGLPVSVKTRLGYSDLAEWEEWLTHILKQDIANLSIHLRTRKEMSQVDAHWELIPEIKKLRDRIAPNTLLTINGDILDRQMGLELAEKYGIDGVMIGRGIFKNPFAFEKEPKEHSSKEYLDLLRLQLDLQDQYAEVLPRSITGLHRFFKIYVKGFRGAGELRNQLMNTKSTDEVRALLNNFEMNDDEVEQ, encoded by the coding sequence ATGAGAGGGTTTGAATATATAATGAAAGAAAATTTTTGGACTGATTTACCGAAACCATTCTTTGTGCTTGCACCAATGGAGGATGTAACGGATGTTGTTTTTCGTCAAGTAGTAAGTAAAGCGGGACGACCGGATGTATTTTTCACAGAGTTTACAAACTCGGATAGCTATTGTCATCCAGAGGGCATGAAAAGCGTGCGTGGGCGTTTGATTTTTACAGAAGATGAACAGCCAATGGTAGCACATATTTGGGGGGATAATCCCGAATACTTCCGTCAAATGAGTATTGGTATGGCTGAGCTGGGATTTAAAGGAATCGACATTAATATGGGTTGTCCTGTACCAAATGTGGCGACAAGAGGGAAAGGGAGTGGCCTAATTTTGCGTGCAGAGGTTGCAGCAGAACTTATACAAGCAGCAAAAGCGGGCGGACTACCTGTCAGCGTGAAAACACGACTTGGCTATAGTGATTTAGCGGAGTGGGAGGAGTGGCTAACGCATATTTTAAAACAAGATATTGCGAACCTTTCTATTCATTTGCGTACAAGAAAAGAAATGAGTCAAGTTGATGCGCACTGGGAGCTAATACCGGAAATTAAAAAATTGCGTGACCGTATAGCACCAAATACGCTACTAACAATCAATGGAGATATTCTTGATCGTCAAATGGGGTTAGAGCTTGCTGAGAAATATGGTATTGATGGTGTAATGATTGGACGCGGTATTTTTAAAAATCCTTTTGCTTTTGAAAAAGAGCCAAAAGAGCATAGCAGTAAAGAATATTTGGATCTTTTAAGATTGCAGCTAGACCTTCAAGATCAATATGCAGAAGTGCTACCTCGTTCAATTACAGGACTTCACCGCTTTTTCAAAATTTACGTCAAAGGGTTCCGTGGAGCTGGTGAATTAAGAAATCAATTGATGAACACGAAATCAACAGATGAAGTACGCGCATTGCTTAATAATTTTGAAATGAATGATGATGAAGTGGAGCAGTGA
- a CDS encoding patatin-like phospholipase family protein: protein MIVDGVFSGGGIKGFAYVGAIQVLEQRGIQFRRVAGTSAGAILAAFIAAGFNAKELEEIFDELNLKVLLDPPKFLINMPFLKWVNLYKRLGLYRGKALEKWFHQKLATKGIRNFGDLPKDSLKLVASDLTNGKIIVLPDDLKDYGIDGSTFPISRALRMSCGLPFFFEPAYLKNGKEECVIVDGGVLSNFPLWIYDNKKQVRPVLGMKLSSASDEMSPHKINNAIQLFEALFSTMKDAHDNRYIARKHEKDIIFIPVENYSATQFDVDEATKKKLINIGRERTIQFLKTWSPVW from the coding sequence ATGATTGTTGATGGGGTGTTCTCTGGCGGTGGTATTAAAGGATTTGCTTACGTAGGGGCAATACAAGTGTTAGAGCAGCGCGGAATACAATTTAGACGCGTTGCCGGTACGAGTGCTGGGGCTATTTTGGCAGCCTTTATTGCAGCGGGTTTTAATGCAAAAGAGCTAGAAGAAATATTTGATGAGCTCAACTTAAAAGTATTGCTCGACCCTCCAAAGTTTTTGATTAATATGCCTTTTTTAAAATGGGTAAATTTATATAAGCGGCTTGGCTTGTACCGAGGGAAAGCGTTAGAAAAATGGTTCCATCAAAAATTAGCAACAAAAGGCATCCGAAATTTCGGCGATTTACCAAAGGATTCATTAAAGCTCGTTGCATCCGATTTAACAAACGGGAAAATTATTGTGTTGCCTGATGATTTAAAGGATTACGGAATTGATGGTAGTACATTCCCGATTTCCCGTGCACTGCGCATGAGCTGTGGTCTTCCATTTTTCTTTGAGCCTGCGTATTTGAAGAATGGCAAGGAAGAATGCGTCATTGTGGACGGTGGGGTTTTGAGTAATTTCCCTCTTTGGATTTATGATAATAAAAAACAAGTAAGACCTGTTCTCGGCATGAAATTAAGTAGCGCCAGTGATGAAATGTCACCACATAAAATCAATAATGCCATTCAGTTATTTGAAGCGCTGTTTTCAACAATGAAAGATGCGCATGACAATCGCTATATTGCACGAAAACATGAGAAGGATATCATTTTTATTCCTGTCGAAAATTATAGCGCTACTCAATTTGATGTGGATGAGGCAACAAAGAAGAAACTCATTAATATTGGGAGAGAGCGCACCATTCAATTTTTAAAAACTTGGTCACCTGTTTGGTAA
- a CDS encoding methyl-accepting chemotaxis protein, with protein sequence MLNKIKGSNAKKVERLKVKFLKNVSLKYKLLITVSIVVFMLLAVITTQNINELHSRMNTDLEKELESVGLLTAMNLDNDEVKKLLTAKGEDDADFLKVQNQLNTILEEQGTMSWSYIGIMSDEGINPIGYTSNMNDIFEPGEVLSGLAPEHIAVAELAVKNNETKVTEIYEDNYGTWRSVYSPIEDENGEIIALLGIDYSADYIETILKGSIFKQFVIAAIGLVVLLTLLYIVIGRILKPLEKLVVVANQVANGELKDVELEITHDEIGKLSESIKTMVSNLQHVILNIRNTSNHVSSAANQLTTNAIESYNSSTHIAKDMEQINQNAEASLIMTEETAAAMEETAFGIQQIAESANTAAESSISASKASEQGDTVVQQVIAQMQLINESVEQISTTINGLHVNTNKISDIVNIITAIADQTNLLALNAAIEAARAGEHGKGFAIVADEVRRLAEQSAQSATEIYNLISAIQSDSNASIVVMEKGKTDVKVGMDYTNEVGVIFKNILTSSEEVANQIREISAASEQISASSEEVAASVTNIKNTSEQSSQFASNVSQSTQQQLSTMLEVKEASTSLGKTAEELQTLVAKFKLDNDR encoded by the coding sequence TTGTTAAATAAAATAAAAGGTAGCAATGCGAAAAAGGTGGAGAGATTGAAAGTGAAGTTTTTAAAGAATGTATCATTAAAGTACAAACTGTTAATTACAGTTTCTATAGTTGTGTTTATGCTTCTCGCTGTTATTACAACTCAAAATATTAATGAATTGCATAGCCGAATGAATACCGACCTTGAAAAAGAGTTGGAAAGTGTTGGTTTATTAACAGCTATGAATTTAGATAATGATGAGGTAAAAAAACTATTAACGGCTAAAGGGGAAGATGATGCTGACTTCCTAAAGGTACAAAATCAATTAAATACGATACTTGAAGAACAAGGCACTATGAGTTGGAGTTATATTGGGATTATGAGTGATGAAGGTATTAATCCTATCGGGTATACAAGTAATATGAATGATATTTTCGAACCGGGAGAAGTACTCTCGGGACTTGCACCTGAACATATAGCAGTCGCGGAACTTGCCGTTAAAAATAATGAGACAAAAGTAACCGAAATTTATGAAGATAATTATGGCACATGGAGATCTGTTTATAGTCCGATTGAAGATGAGAATGGCGAAATAATAGCGCTATTGGGCATCGATTATTCAGCAGATTATATAGAAACAATCCTTAAAGGGAGTATTTTTAAACAGTTTGTGATTGCAGCAATTGGGCTAGTTGTGTTATTAACTTTACTGTACATAGTTATTGGTCGCATTTTGAAACCACTTGAAAAATTAGTAGTTGTCGCAAACCAAGTCGCAAATGGAGAATTGAAAGATGTGGAGTTAGAAATTACACATGATGAAATAGGGAAGCTATCCGAGTCGATCAAAACGATGGTTTCAAATTTACAACATGTCATACTCAATATCCGAAATACATCGAATCATGTATCTTCAGCAGCAAATCAGCTAACAACGAATGCCATTGAATCGTATAATAGCTCAACGCATATTGCGAAGGATATGGAACAGATTAATCAAAATGCAGAAGCATCATTAATCATGACGGAGGAAACTGCTGCTGCAATGGAAGAAACTGCATTTGGTATTCAACAAATTGCTGAATCAGCAAATACAGCAGCCGAATCGTCTATTTCTGCTTCTAAAGCGTCGGAGCAAGGAGATACCGTTGTTCAACAAGTGATAGCACAAATGCAGTTAATTAATGAATCTGTTGAACAAATTAGTACAACAATTAATGGCTTGCATGTGAATACGAATAAAATTAGCGACATTGTGAATATTATTACTGCGATAGCCGATCAAACAAACTTGTTGGCGCTTAATGCAGCGATTGAAGCAGCAAGAGCGGGGGAACATGGTAAAGGCTTTGCTATCGTGGCAGATGAAGTAAGAAGGTTAGCTGAACAATCAGCTCAATCAGCAACAGAAATTTACAATTTGATAAGCGCAATTCAATCCGATTCAAACGCATCAATCGTTGTGATGGAAAAAGGGAAAACTGACGTGAAAGTTGGAATGGATTATACGAATGAAGTTGGGGTAATCTTTAAAAACATCCTTACTTCATCAGAAGAAGTGGCGAATCAAATACGTGAAATATCAGCAGCATCCGAGCAAATATCCGCTTCTTCAGAGGAAGTAGCTGCGTCTGTAACGAACATCAAAAATACATCCGAACAATCTTCACAATTTGCGTCAAATGTATCGCAGTCTACTCAACAACAATTGTCTACGATGCTGGAAGTAAAGGAAGCTTCTACTTCGTTAGGGAAAACAGCAGAGGAACTGCAAACGCTTGTTGCGAAATTTAAGTTAGACAATGATCGTTAA